A single genomic interval of Zonotrichia albicollis isolate bZonAlb1 chromosome 33, bZonAlb1.hap1, whole genome shotgun sequence harbors:
- the LOC102069125 gene encoding keratin, type II cytoskeletal 4-like — MSRQCYTSGSILGRRGFSSASAVCGLGRANSSSASVCQPVGRRCGIGGFSSRSVCDLGRGQRISFGGSCRSGVYGGAGVGRCGVAYGGGRFGTVVGFGNCASFGGLGSYRGLGDGVAMGSYGGGIGIGLGGGRSEGIRGVSIHPELLKPLCVGVDPEECQVRTHEKEQIKNLNNQFACFIDKVRLLEQQNKVLTTKWELLQQYVLPASRRNLEPVFENFICNLRKQLECVMGERERLENEERCLRDLVQEFKCKYEDEINKRTAAENEFVVLKKDVDCLYLTKEELEVRVGLLRQQLEFLKCIYAEERAQLDCQLCDTSVIVQMDNSRDLDMEGIIKSVECCYEEIAQKSKAEVEAFYQTRLEELHSSRGKFCDDLKNNQSEIAELNRMIQKLQCESDNVKKQISALQTAICDAEQRGDCALKDARQKLVDLQTALQQAKDKMACLLRDYQELLNVKLALDIEIATYRTLLEGEESRICTGNPVSVAVVSGGGTVGECRSLSGIGGKCTVKSGGAGAGLGMVSSFGSAGFSTRSVDCVPKVGAGFGARSAVSCVGREVLTGVDGVQCAAGMGNLGNLGNLGSVVCAGVEQCGPGAVLIPGAPGVCGNRFSTAVRVVRTSR; from the exons ATGAGCCGACAGTGCTACACCTCCGGCTCCATCCTGGGAAGACGAGGCTTTTCCTCGGCCTCCGCCGTCTGCGGCCTGGGCAGGGCCAACAGCAGCTCGGCCTCCGTCTGCCAGCCCGTGGGACGGAGGTGTGGGATCGGTGGCTTCAGCAGCCGCAGCGTCTGTGACCTGGGCCGAGGCCAGAGGATTTCCTTCGGTGGCAGCTGCCGCAGCGGCGTCTACGGCGGGGCTGGCGTCGGGCGCTGCGGCGTCGCGTACGGCGGAGGCCGCTTCGGCACCGTCGTGGGCTTTGGGAACTGTGCGAGCTTCGGGGGCCTGGGCAGCTACAGAGGCCTGGGGGATGGCGTGGCCATGGGGAGCTACGGCGGCGGCATCGGCATCGGCCTCGGCGGAGGGAGGTCCGAGGGCATTCGCGGCGTCAGCATCCACCCGGAGCTCCTCAAGCCTCTGTGCGTGGGCGTGGACCCCGAGGAGTGCCAAGTGCGGACCCACGAGAAGGAGCAGATCAAGAACCTCAACAACCAGTTTGCCTGTTTCATTGACAAG GTgcggctgctggagcagcagaacaAGGTGCTGACCACCaagtgggagctgctgcagcagtatGTGCTCCCAGCATCCCGGAGAAACTTGGAGCCTGTGTTTGAAAACTTCATCTGCAACCTGAGGAAGCAGCTGGAGTGTGTGATGGGGGAGCGAGAGCGGCTGGAGAATGAGGAGCGGTGCCTGCGGGACCTGGTGCAGGAGTTCAAGTGCAA gTATGAAGATGAGATCAACAAGCGCACGGCAGCAGAGAACGAGTTTGTGGTGCTCAAGAAG GATGTGGATTGTCTCTACCTGAccaaggaggagctggaggtgagGGTGGGCCTCCTGAGACAGCAGCTGGAGTTCCTGAAGTGCATCTATGCCGAG GAGAGGGCTCAGCTGGACTGTCAGCTGTGTGACACCTCTGTCATCGTGCAAATGGACAACAGCCGGGACCTGGACATGGAGGGCATCATCAAAAGCGTGGAGTGCTGCTATGAGGAGATTGCCCAGAAGAGCAAGGCCGAGGTGGAGGCTTTCTACCAAACCAGG CTGGAGGAACTCCACAGCAGCCGGGGCAAGTTCTGTGATGACCTGAAGAACAACCAGAGTGAGATTGCTGAGCTCAACAGGATGATCCAGAAGCTGCAGTGTGAGTCGGACAATGTGAAGAAACAG ATCTCAGCCCTGCAGACAGCCATCTGTGATGCCGAGCAACGAGGAGACTGCGCCCTCAAGGATGCCCGGCAGAAGCTGGTTGACCTGcagacagccctgcagcaggccAAGGACAAGATGGCCTGTCTGCTCAGGGACTACCAGGAGCTGCTCAATGTCaagctggccctggacattgagATTGCCACGTACAGGACGCTGCTGGAGGGAGAAGAGAGCAg GATATGCACCGGCAACCCTGTGAGCGTAG CCGTGGTCAGCGGCGGGGGCACGGTCGGGGAGTGCCGGTCCCTGTCTGGAATCGGAGGCAAATGCACCGTGAAGAGCGGAGGGGCCGGCGCGGGGCTGGGCATGGTCTCGTCCTTCGGCAGCGCCGGGTTCAGCACCCGCAGCGTGGATTGCGTGCCCAAGGTCGGGGCGGGATTCGGGGCCCGCAGCGCCGTCAGCTGCGTGGGGAGGGAGGTGCTCACCGGCGTGGACGGGGTGCAGTGCGCCGCCGGCATGGGCAACCTGGGCAACCTGGGCAACCTGGGCAGCGTGGTGTGCGCGGGCGTGGAGCAGtgcgggcccggcgccgtgctGATCCCCGGGGCGCCGGGGGTCTGCGGGAACAGGTTCAGCACAGCCGTGCGCGTCGTCAGGACGAGCCGGTAG